The following DNA comes from Oenanthe melanoleuca isolate GR-GAL-2019-014 unplaced genomic scaffold, OMel1.0 S100, whole genome shotgun sequence.
GACAGATGGTAGATAAAGTTTGTAAGCAGGCTCCACATTTGATTCCCTTGCTATTAATAGAAGCCTAGGCTGTAGTGGCCAAGGTTATATCAGGCTAGACACACTCCAGTTTCCTAAGTCCACCATGAAGGCCTCCTAACCTCGACATGCAAAGCATTACCTTCGGCATTGTGCAGTTGATTTGCATACACAAAGTTAAAACACTATCTAAACATGCTGCATTGTAGCAATTCAAGTCAACAGGtaaaattctgtatttgcaCATATTAATGCTTTTATACTGGTATAAGCTTAATTTACTTTGTCTTGCACAGCAAACCAAGTTCCTAGTTCACTTAATTGCAATGGCTTGACATCAGTTCTTATCAACATAAGCAGAAGTGACCTTATGTTAAATGCAGACACCCCATATGCTGTCATGTATTGTCCTCCTTACATGTCCAAGAGGACTGGAAAATCTAGTGCTCAATGCCAAGTGCTGTTTCTGAACAAATATTATGCAATTCTTTATCTTTAGTGACCAAAACTCCTGAAGAGACCTACCTCACAAACAAGACAATTTCCTCTCAAATTCTACCATTAAAAGCAATAAGGAGGATACATAGAAATGAGAAGATTGTTACTCCCTCTGGGTTTGCATCTGCTTACATTGCAAatttaacagcattttttatttcttctttatgaAAGCAGCTTTCCTCAAGaagaaaactgtttaaaataagaaaagacaACTGTGAAAGCTATACAGTCTGGGATGAGAGCAGCATCACAAGTCATTTTAATAGACACCCTAAAGTAGTTCaatctgtgtgtgctctgttaAAATCCTGCCACTATGAGGAGCTCTAAGTCTATTCCACAATGTATAGTGGAAGAAgtagtattaattttttttcctacttctcAAATCAAGGGAAACTCTTATTTCAGTGATGCTGAGGAAAGTAGAATCACCACAAGTTGAAGAAGAACCGATAAAGAAAGAACCACTTCAGCAGTAGCAACTTGAAACCACTGAAgattactgaaaacaaaagaagggaaaatattctGCCATTGGAGGAAGTCTATCAATAAGAAGAGTCCACCAAAACAGAATGAATAAATGAAGAAGGCGGAcagcaagggaaagaaaagctgaaaaaagcaTGAGAAACAAAAACTGAAGCCACGTCAAGACCTTCAGCAGGAGAACGGAAAGAACTGGAGTCAAGGCAAAACATTCAAGAAACAGAAGAAGCAGAATTAATGAAATCTCTAAGTAGGAATGCAAAACGAGAAGGAATCCTAAGATGCCAAGTGAGTGATACAGAATTATAGACTGCAAATTtgcaaaaacaagaaaagaaccacagaaaatgttttaaaatgtatctaTGTTGCTAGTTTTTCCTGCTAGGTATGCCACAACTTAGAATTCAAGAGCATACCATCTCATGCAGGCTAAGACAGTAAAGACAGACTATTCCAGAAGGTTTGTCAGAAGAGAATCCTCATTCAAGCACTCCAAACTGTCATCTAGTGAAGCCTTTAGCTAGCTGGTGCATCAAAAGGAGCACAAGGAGCTCCAAAAGATACTCAGATGTAAAATTTGAAGTTTACTGGCTAGGTATCACCTTCATCCAGTAACTGGTTGACTGATCTTTCCTTTCACCATTGAGTACATACGAGAACAAAGGAGGGTTTAATGAGGTACCCAACTCTTCTTCTGACCACGCACCTCACTCTTGCCTCCAGTAGGTCAGAATACAAAAGACCTTTGACTTCCACAAAACTCTGCCCTTCTGTATTCATCCAAGCATTACCacattccttttatttaaaGCTAAGGTGGCAAACTGAACTGCAGACTGGGAAATCACATAAAACTGGCTCCCTCTTAGTCAATCTGTTCACTTTGGCTTATCTGCTCACATGCTGTCCCAAAGCATTTTGCCTTCACGGCTAGCTGTGTTAGGCCAAGGCTGCTAGCTGGAAGTGACAGGTACTGCCTCCCGTGCACTCCGCCTTATCAACTTCCCTGAAGGCTGGCACTCGCTGCAAGGGCAACAAGATTCGCACAAGCGTCCTAAAAACAAGGCAGACACACACCAACAAAGCCACCTGGCCGAACCCCGGCAGACCCTGGCTCAGCCCGCGGTCCGAGCcgcaggcagggatggagggaggcgGCCCAGGAGGCGGCAGGGCCTCACTCACCAGCCTCCCTCAGGGCGGCTGCCGGCACGGCGCTGCCGCCCGCGGGCCGCCCCCACCGGCAGgtgcccgcccgccccgccgcggccgccccgcgcTCACCCGGCCTCCCGCATGACGTTGCTGTCGCCGCAGTCGCAGGCTCCCCCCGCCTGGCTCCGGAACATGTTGTAGTCGTGCCCGGCGTGCTCGCCCTGGTGGAAGCACTCGGCGCACAGGCTCATGCAAGGCGAGATCCCGCACGTCCGGCACCGGTAGGCCACGAAGTTGGCGGTCCAAACCAGGCCGCATAGCGTGGCCGGGTCGTAGGCCCGCACGGCTTGCACGAAGCTGTCCCAGGGCTCTCCGCCCGACAGAAGGCAACGGCACCACTCCAGCGCCTCGCCCGCCGCCTCGCCGCCGCCCGGGCCCGCCGCCGGAGCCAGCACCCGCTCCAGCAGCGCCCGcagctccgccgccgccgccgcgccgctcTCGCCGCCCAGCGCCGCCTTCAGCCGCGCCGCCGTCTCCCACTTGTCCGTGCTGCTGGCGCCGGCCCCCGCCATGACGGGACACCGAGGGGCCGTTACGGCCGCGCCGGGCTCCGGATCCGCGATCCCTCCGCCGCCCTcgctccccgccccgcggcGCCGCCCTCTCGCGATAGCCGCGGCACCGGCGCCCtgcccgccgcccgcgcccccctCCCGACACCGCCTCTCCCCTCCCCTGACAccaccctcctcttcctccgcCCCTGCCCTCCCGCCGCCCTCCCAGCGCGCAGGtgcgccccgcgccgccgccgcgcgcAGTGTCGCCGCCCGCCGGCCCGAAACTTCCCGCTCGTGCCGGGGTCCCGGCAGCCGCGGGGAGCGTGGAGGGCGCACCTGGGCCGGCCGCGGCCCCGACGGCAGCGGAGCTCGTTTGTTACCGAGCCGTGCCTGCAGCGAAGCGGCCGCCCGTGTGTCCTGGCCGCAGGGGTCCCGCCGGGCTCAGGTGGTGGCGGCTTTGAGGGCAGGTGCAACTGCGGGGAATGTGGGAGGCACCTCTGAGACTTTGGGCCGGCGGTTCTGCGCTCGCTGCCATCAAGCGGCCCCGCTGGGGGTGCGGAGCAGCGTCGGGCTCCGGCAGCTGCTCCGCACCTCGGGGTGTCCGCAGAGCCGCGCTCCAAGGTGCCAGCGGGCGGCTGCCTGCGCGCTGCCACCAGCAGAGAACG
Coding sequences within:
- the LOC130266612 gene encoding E3 ubiquitin-protein ligase UBR3-like; protein product: MRSLLVAARRQPPAGTLERGSADTPRCGAAAGARRCSAPPAGPLDGSERRTAGPKSQRCLPHSPQLHLPSKPPPPEPGGTPAARTHGRPLRCRHGSVRPPRSPRLPGPRHEREVSGRRAATLRAAAARGAPARWEGGGRAGAEEEEGGVRGGERRCREGGAGGGQGAGAAAIARGRRRGAGSEGGGGIADPEPGAAVTAPRCPVMAGAGASSTDKWETAARLKAALGGESGAAAAAELRALLERVLAPAAGPGGGEAAGEALEWCRCLLSGGEPWDSFVQAVRAYDPATLCGLVWTANFVAYRCRTCGISPCMSLCAECFHQGEHAGHDYNMFRSQAGGACDCGDSNVMREAGFCKRHRIKSNSNVPCVPKDLLMMSELVLPQFIFSLIQHLREGYNEPALDLPSEKDLHKILQVLEPHVSFLEDLTKMGGAMRSVLTQVLTSQQFYKDLSSGVGENACAKKSHEKYLIALKGSGLAFPEDKIACGMQEQGAGSSTLSVQGLAGGTATSGQGDSSDE